The following are encoded in a window of Trichormus variabilis 0441 genomic DNA:
- a CDS encoding serine/threonine-protein kinase, translating into MCSGFPDNQKYLQSLEENSNSELKESNTLLNDRYRILKPLGQGGFGKTFLAIDEKSTQNSQDEFDYSPSNICVIKQFLPQLQTSHHSQKALELFQQESLLLAELGKHPQIPQLLNTFEQDGQHYLVQEWVDGLNLKQELAEAGTFDEAEIIHLLRELLSLLQFIHSYQVVHRDIKPANIIRRRTDRQLFLVDFGVAKYNWHLVTGTIIGSAEYAAPEQIRGKAVFASDLYSLGVTCLHLLTKVSPFDLYDCSENNWIWDSYLVEPISPSLEKIICKLVQPATKLRYHFAAEALIDLNNLPKDFGGSSNLSTNTNNEDFETPYFGLRREADLIGSVTSFADSSVGSVTIFDPKTKTWHYIPAKTEGGELARKVAAFLAPRLAAATPTVQEEKSIAVDQKARNKLNKMYQIIVTAIAFTIACLALAVESNSISTNLKAEISRTIQQFMNIGHNETPQH; encoded by the coding sequence ATGTGCAGCGGTTTTCCCGATAATCAAAAATACTTACAGTCCCTAGAAGAAAATAGCAATTCTGAATTAAAGGAGTCAAACACATTACTCAATGACCGTTACCGTATCCTCAAACCTCTAGGACAAGGAGGCTTTGGTAAAACCTTTCTCGCTATTGATGAGAAATCTACTCAAAATAGTCAAGATGAATTTGATTATTCCCCATCTAACATCTGTGTCATCAAACAATTCTTGCCACAGTTGCAAACTAGCCACCATAGCCAAAAAGCCTTAGAACTATTTCAGCAAGAATCTCTACTTTTAGCAGAACTCGGTAAACATCCGCAAATTCCCCAACTACTAAATACTTTTGAGCAGGATGGTCAACATTATTTAGTCCAAGAATGGGTGGACGGACTAAATTTAAAACAGGAATTAGCCGAAGCAGGTACATTTGATGAAGCCGAAATTATTCATTTGCTGCGTGAATTGTTGTCTTTATTGCAGTTTATTCACTCTTATCAGGTAGTTCATCGGGATATCAAACCTGCTAATATTATCCGTCGTCGAACAGACCGCCAATTATTTTTAGTAGATTTTGGAGTTGCTAAATATAACTGGCATTTGGTAACGGGAACCATAATTGGTAGTGCTGAATATGCTGCACCGGAACAGATTCGCGGTAAGGCTGTATTCGCTAGCGACCTTTACAGCTTGGGTGTAACTTGTCTACATTTACTTACCAAGGTATCACCATTTGACCTCTATGATTGCAGTGAAAATAATTGGATATGGGACTCATATTTAGTTGAGCCGATAAGTCCATCTTTAGAGAAAATTATCTGCAAATTGGTGCAACCAGCAACTAAACTACGCTATCATTTTGCAGCAGAAGCACTGATAGACTTGAATAATTTACCAAAAGACTTTGGGGGTTCATCAAATCTGTCTACTAATACAAATAATGAAGACTTTGAAACTCCTTACTTTGGGTTGAGGCGGGAAGCAGATTTAATTGGTTCTGTAACATCATTTGCAGATAGTTCTGTTGGATCTGTCACTATCTTTGACCCTAAAACAAAAACTTGGCATTACATACCTGCTAAAACTGAAGGTGGCGAACTTGCGCGAAAAGTAGCAGCATTTTTAGCCCCACGTCTAGCTGCGGCTACGCCGACCGTGCAAGAGGAAAAATCGATTGCGGTTGATCAGAAAGCCAGGAACAAACTAAACAAGATGTATCAGATAATTGTGACTGCGATCGCTTTTACCATCGCGTGTCTAGCTTTAGCAGTTGAATCAAACTCAATTTCTACCAATTTGAAAGCGGAAATATCGAGAACCATACAGCAATTTATGAACATCGGACATAACGAAACACCACAGCATTAA
- the kdpC gene encoding K(+)-transporting ATPase subunit C: protein MSFAREASRAIRSTIVLWVISAVIYPFVMIAFGQIVFPSQVNGSLIRDSRGQIVGSSLIGQPFSSDRYFNSRPSTTSYSTADPKKDEAKVLQTGVSGASNLAPSNSALIERIKGKDDPDPSKRVKGDLNRLKTAGVQPTADLVYTSGSSLDPHITPEAARAQITRVAKARGVQPQQLETLINQNTDGRFLGLFGEPGVNVLRLNLALDSLKAAS, encoded by the coding sequence ATGAGTTTTGCAAGAGAAGCCAGCAGAGCAATTCGTTCTACTATCGTTCTTTGGGTGATTAGCGCAGTTATTTATCCGTTTGTGATGATTGCGTTTGGACAAATTGTGTTTCCATCTCAAGTAAATGGTAGTTTAATCCGAGATAGTCGGGGTCAAATTGTGGGTTCTAGTTTAATTGGTCAACCATTTAGTAGCGATCGCTATTTTAACTCCCGTCCTAGCACCACCAGTTACAGCACCGCCGACCCCAAAAAAGATGAGGCTAAAGTCTTACAAACAGGAGTCTCCGGTGCAAGTAACCTCGCTCCTAGTAATTCAGCTTTAATAGAACGCATCAAAGGTAAAGATGACCCAGATCCCAGCAAACGGGTAAAAGGCGATTTGAACCGACTCAAAACAGCAGGTGTCCAACCTACCGCAGATTTAGTTTACACCTCTGGTTCTAGCCTTGACCCCCACATCACCCCTGAAGCTGCCAGAGCGCAAATTACTCGTGTAGCCAAAGCGCGAGGAGTCCAACCCCAACAGTTAGAAACTTTAATTAATCAAAATACTGATGGTCGCTTTCTAGGACTATTTGGTGAGCCTGGGGTTAACGTTTTGAGGTTAAACCTTGCTTTAGATTCATTAAAAGCTGCAAGTTAA
- a CDS encoding potassium-transporting ATPase subunit F, producing the protein MKLPLKKIIPLLLPQVLAGVSEIWLQWRKQKLPLYLFLAMCLNLIVAPVVYAATGEQFSHFQAWALGLLGLVTLGLSTYLFFVMFVPEKF; encoded by the coding sequence ATGAAACTCCCTCTGAAGAAGATTATTCCCCTTCTTTTACCCCAGGTACTTGCAGGAGTAAGTGAAATTTGGTTGCAGTGGCGCAAACAAAAACTACCTCTGTATTTGTTCTTGGCAATGTGTTTAAACCTGATAGTTGCACCTGTTGTCTATGCAGCTACAGGTGAACAATTTTCTCATTTTCAAGCTTGGGCTTTAGGACTGTTAGGGCTAGTGACGTTAGGCCTTTCTACATATTTATTTTTTGTCATGTTTGTACCGGAGAAATTCTAA